Proteins encoded by one window of Musa acuminata AAA Group cultivar baxijiao chromosome BXJ2-9, Cavendish_Baxijiao_AAA, whole genome shotgun sequence:
- the LOC135583283 gene encoding sister chromatid cohesion protein PDS5 homolog A-like isoform X2 produces the protein MAQKLQQQLKEVGSKLQNPPASKDALIKLLKQAENCLSEMEQSPEPSILDSIQSFLNAIAKKELLTHQDRDVKVLVATCACEATRITAPEAPYSDDVLRDMFHLIVGTFAGLGDISSPSYGRRVVILETLAKYRSCVVMLDLECNDLIHEMFRTFVSVVSDDHPQNILTSMQTIMILILDESEDVQENLVTTILSALGRKKNGYSMAARKLAMNVIEHCADKLGPCIVQLLVSSLSDDNSYLDRSLDHHEVIYDIYQCAPQILTGIIPYITGELLTDKLDIRLKAVHLLGDLFSLAEVPISEAFHPVFLEFLKRLTDRVVEVRLSVIEHLKNCLISDPSHPEALQIIKALSDRVLDYDEDVRKKVVAAVYDVACQSLNVIPPETASLVAERIRDKSLTVKKYTLERLVDLHRLYCLKSSDGSIHIEDYKWIPGKILRCLYDRDFRSEAIELILCGSLFPPEFSVKDRVKYWVTTFSVFDKFEVKALEQILAQKQRLQQEMQKYLSLRQTYQEDAAELNKRIFGCFKGMSRLFNDPVKTEENFQFLNQLKDANIWKILTTLLDPSTHLHQAWSCRDDLLRILGEEHPLFDFMGTLSLKCSYLLFNKEYVVEILSEADEQQSAGNAKLISSCMNLLTVIACYSPLLLAGCEEDLIRLLKEDNEIIKEGIAHVLAKAGGTIREQLTMASSSVELLLERLCLEGTRKQAKYSVQAIAAITKDDGLKSLSVLYKRLVDMLEERRHLPAIFQSLGCIAQTAMPIFETREDEIMEFIMNKILQSSNADEVSLDDTEWSERSELCLIKIFGIKTLVKSYLPAKDAHLRPGIEKLLEILKNILSYGEIAQVIISSDVDKAHMRLASAKAVLRLSRHWDQKIPADIFYLTLRISQDAYPQSRKLFLNKVHQYIKERQLDAKYACAFLLNINDRLSLEYEECQQSLLELVQICQQVRMRQLSAQSDMNTTAAYPEYILAYVIHALSHDPSCPNIDECMDVQAFEPTYWRLNLFLSSLLHGDEGSQSGAFPNQRKESYNAIFSIFHSIKNSEDIVDGLKSNTVHAICDLGLSIAKRIVSEKVEVSGFDTVPLPCMLYKPVDKSKDENAMDDDNQTWLTSDSALAHFEALKLEHEEKGDSGAAKDEMVLEENNGDDSEVPLGKMMEILRSQAARKKKKKAVKKDNLPSVLENFENDFDVLGVVREINLDNLERVQTTEIDNLVADIECKSAKMADKSNDEKYMVSPKKKQDGPSIEAVVPATKRRRSVSTYRSNSLKGQKGNTKVSPPGSFGKDEAVHSLVEQSLFEDMAETTTHLLVSPGISSTKGRKIADRLDVEKALNSTPEKLALSEDNRKKGDQSKSLTSLTKKRKRRSIAGLEKCSSHISQISDAELVGSRIKVWWPLDKRFYEGLVHSYDSEKKKHTILYDDGDVEVLQLGKEKWEVVSNIHTPRKKENTRHTQAVKDKSPESINNKIYHSDSEKNKDTRKKSSSSNSRKKGPTKKHVGKKSKIVLKSNSNADSSLDSRGDSDVSDIHPRSMFNDVTDGLEEKEASPDPEVGVETKVGSKELDDKLSKEESPDHSSSDGKDDSDDELISAWKLRAGKST, from the exons ATGGCGCAGAAGCTTCAGCAGCAGCTGAAGGAGGTGGGATCGAAGCTTCAGAACCCTCCCGCGTCGAAGGACGCCCTAATCAAGCTGCTTAAG CAAGCTGAAAATTGTCTATCTGAGATGGAGCAGTCACCAGAGCCTTCAATCTTGGACTCGATTCAGTCTTTTCTTAATGCAATTGCAAAAAAAGAATTGTTGACACATCAAGATCGAGATGTCAAAGTTCTCGTAGCAACTTGTGCTTGTGAAGCCACCCGAATAACGGCACCAGAAGCTCCTTACAGTGATGATGTTCTGAGG GATATGTTTCATTTGATTGTTGGGACTTTTGCTGGATTAGGTGATATTAGCAGTCCATCGTATGGGAGAAGGGTTGTTATCCTGGAGACTCTTGCTAAATACAGGTCATGTGTTGTAATGTTGGATCTTGAATGTAATGATCTCATACATGAAATGTTCAGAACATTTGTTTCTGTTGTCAG CGATGATCATCCCCAAAACATTCTTACATCAATGCAAACGATCATGATCCTTATTCTAGATGAAAGTGAGGATGTACAGGAAAATCTTGTAACTACCATACTTTCAGCTTTGGGCCGTAAAAAAAAT GGGTATTCTATGGCTGCACGGAAGCTTGCAATGAATGTTATAGAACATTGTGCAGACAAACTTGGACCATGCATAGTGCAGCTTCTTGTGTCTTCACTGTCTGACGACAACAGTTATTTGGATCGTTCACTTGATCATCATGAAGTCATCTATGATATATATCAGTGTGCACCCCAAATTCTTACAGGCATAATTCCTTATATAACAGGCGAGTTGTTG ACAGATAAGTTAGATATTCGGCTTAAAGCAGTTCATCTACTAGGAGATCTATTTTCTTTAGCTGAAGTACCTATCTCTGAAGCTTTTCACCCAGTCTTCCTGGAGTTTTTAAAGAGATTGACTGATAGAGTAGTGGAAGTCCGCCTGTCTGTGATTGAACACTTGAAGAATTGCTTGATTTCAGATCCTTCCCATCCTGAGGCTCTCCAGATTATAA AGGCACTTTCTGATCGAGTGTTGGACTACGATGAAGATGTTCGCAAGAAAGTTGTTGCTGCAGTTTATGATGTTGCTTGCCAATCATTAAATGTCATTCCACCCGAAACTGCCAGTCTAGTGGCAGAGCGTATCCGAGACAAATCT TTGACTGTAAAGAAATATACCCTGGAGAGGCTAGTTGATCTGCATCGACTCTATTGCTTGAAGAGCTCTGATGGTTCAATACATATTGAGGATTATAAGTGGATACCTGGGAAGATATTGAGATGTTTATATGACCGTGATTTTAG GTCAGAGGCAATTGAACTTATCCTTTGTGGATCTTTGTTCCCACCTGAGTTCTCAGTAAAAGATAGGGTGAAATATTGGGTAACAACTTTCTCAGTGTTTGATAAATTTGAGGTGAAAGCTCTTGAGCAGATTCTTGCACAAAAACAAAG GTTACAGCAAGAAATGCAAAAGTATCTGTCTCTCAGACAGACATATCAG GAAGATGCAGCTGAACTCAACAAAAGAATTTTTGGCTGTTTCAAGGGTATGTCTCGCCTGTTCAATGACCCTGTGAAGACCGAGGAGAATTTTCAGTTTCTCAATCAGCTAAAAGATGCCAATATTTGGAAAATCTTGACAACACTTCTTGATCCATCCACTCATCTACACCAAGCATGGTCATGTCGG GATGACTTGCTAAGGATCCTTGGAGAGGAGCATCCACTCTTTGATTTTATGGGTACACTTTCTTTGAAGTGCTCATACCTGCTCTTCAACAAAGAGTACGTCGTGGAGATACTCTCAGAAGCTGATGAACAACAATCTGCAGGAAATGCAAAACTTATTTCTTCATGCATGAACCTACTTACG GTTATTGCATGTTACTCTCCCTTGCTTTTGGCTGGATGTGAAGAAGATCTCATTCGTCTTCTGAAAGAGGACaatgaaataataaaagaagGCATTGCTCATGTTTTGGCAAAGGCTGGCGGCACTATTCGTGAACAACTTACGATGGCATCAAG TTCAGTTGAACTACTTTTAGAAAGGCTATGTTTAGAGGGTACCAGGAAGCAGGCAAAATATTCTGTACAAGCCATAGCAGCAATAACTAAAGATGATGGTCTCAAGTCACTCTCTGTTCTATACAAG AGGCTTGTGGATATGCTGGAGGAGAGAAGACACTTGCCAGCCATTTTTCAATCTCTGGGATGTATAGCACAGACTGCTATGCCAATTTTTGAAACTAGAGAGGATGAAATTATGGAGTTTATAATGAATAAAATCTTGCAGAGCAGTAAT GCTGATGAAGTTTCTTTAGATGATACTGAATGGAGTGAAAGGTCTGAACTCTGTTTGATAAAG ATATTTGGCATCAAAACATTGGTTAAGAGCTATTTACCTGCCAAAGATGCTCATTTGAGACCAGGAATCGAAAAACTTTTGGAAATTCTGAAGAACATACTTTCTTATGGGGAGATTGCACAGGTTATTATATCAAG TGATGTTGATAAAGCTCATATGAGGCTTGCTTCAGCAAAAGCTGTTCTTCGGTTGTCAAGACACTGGGACCAGAAGATACCTGCTGATATTTTTTACTTGACTTTAAGAATTTCACAG GATGCCTATCCTCAATCTAGGAAATTGTTCTTGAACAAAGTTCATCAGTATATCAAGGAACGGCAATTGGACGCAAAGTATGCTTGTGCCTTCTTACTCAACATTAATGATCGTCTCTCCCTAGAGTATGAAGAG TGTCAACAAAGTCTACTTGAACTTGTACAAATATGCCAGCAAGTTCGGATGCGGCAACTTTCTGCACAATCTGACATGAACACTACAGCAGCTTATCCAGAATATATTCTTGCATATGTGATCCATGCCCTTTCGCATGATCCTTCATGTCCTAACATTGATGAATGCATGGATGTTCAGGCATTTGAGCCTACCTACTG GCGGTTGAATCTATTTCTTTCCTCGCTGTTGCATGGTGATGAAGGTAGCCAATCTGGTGCTTTTCCAAACCAGAGAAAGGAGAGTTATAATGCAATATTTTCTATCTTCCACAGTATTAAGAACTCCGAGGatatagttgatggattaaaatcaAAT ACTGTACATGCTATATGTGATCTTGGGCTCTCAATTGCGAAGAGAATAGTGTCCGAGAAGGTGGAGGTTTCAGGGTTTGATACCGTTCCTTTGCCATGTATGTTATACAAACCTGTTGACAAAAGCAAAGATGAAAATGCCATG GATGATGACAATCAGACATGGTTGACTAGTGATAGTGCCTTGGCCCATTTTGAAGCTCTTAAACTTGAACACGAGGAAAAG GGTGATTCAGGTGCTGCAAAGGATGAAATGGTCTTGGAGGAGAATAATGGAGATGACAGTGAAGTTCCTCTTGGGAAGATGATGGAAATTCTTAGATCTCAGGCAgccaggaagaagaaaaagaaagctgtGAAAAAGGATAACTTACCTTCTGTTTtggaaaattttgaaaatgactttgATGTTCTCGGAGTTGTAAGAGAAATAAATTTGGACAATCTTGAACGAGTACAAACCACAGAAATAGACAACTTGGTAGCAGATATTGAATGCAAAAGTGCAAAAATGGCTGATAAAAGTAATGATGAGAAATATATGGTATCTCCAAAGAAAAAACAAGATGGACCTAGCATTGAGGCTGTTGTGCCTGCTACAAAACGCAGAAGGTCAGTTTCCACATATAGGTCAAATTCATTAAAGGGTCAAAAAGGAAACACAAAGGTTTCTCCCCCAGGGTCATTTGGCAAAGATGAGGCAGTGCATTCTTTGGTGGAACAAAGTTTATTTGAGGACATGGCTGAAACTACTACACACTTGCTAGTCTCACCAGGTATCTCATcaacaaaaggaaggaaaattgcTGACAGATTGGATGTTGAAAAGGCTTTGAACAGTACTCCAGAG AAATTGGCCTTGTCAGAAGACAACAGAAAGAAAGGTGATCAATCCAAAAGCTTAACTAGTTTAACTAAAAAGCGTAAAAGAAGAAGCATTGCTGGTTTAGAAAAG TGTTCATCACACATAAGTCAAATAAGTGATGCTGAGTTGGTTGGATCAAGAATAAAGGTTTGGTGGCCACTGGATAAACG GTTCTATGAAGGTCTTGTACATTCTTATGATtcagaaaagaagaaacataCG ATACTTTATGACGATGGTGATGTTGAAGTGCTTCAATTAGGCAAAGAAAAATGGGAAGTTGTCAGTAACATTCACACTCCTAGAAAG AAAGAAAATACTCGACATACACAAGCAGTGAAAGACAA GTCACCTgagtctataaataacaaaatttacCATTCTGATTCAGAGAAAAATAAGGATACAAGGAAGAA GTCTTCCTCATCCAACTCAAGGAAAAAAGGTCCTACCAAAAAACACGTAGGGAAAAAAAGCAAAATCGTGTTAAAGAGTAACAGTAATGCAGATTCTAGTCTGGACAGTAGGGGTGACTCTGATGTATCAGATATCCACCCTCGCTCCATGTTCAATGATGTCACTG ATGGGCTTGAAGAGAAGGAAGCCTCACCAGACCCAGAAGTGGGAGTCGAAACAAAAGTGGGATCAAAAGAGTTGGATGACAAGTTATCAAAGGAAGAATCACCAGATCATTCCAGTTCAGACGGGAAGGATGACTCAGACGATGAGCTTATC AGTGCCTGGAAGCTACGAGCCGGGAAGTCCACCTGA
- the LOC135583283 gene encoding sister chromatid cohesion protein PDS5 homolog A-like isoform X1 — protein sequence MAQKLQQQLKEVGSKLQNPPASKDALIKLLKQAENCLSEMEQSPEPSILDSIQSFLNAIAKKELLTHQDRDVKVLVATCACEATRITAPEAPYSDDVLRDMFHLIVGTFAGLGDISSPSYGRRVVILETLAKYRSCVVMLDLECNDLIHEMFRTFVSVVSDDHPQNILTSMQTIMILILDESEDVQENLVTTILSALGRKKNGYSMAARKLAMNVIEHCADKLGPCIVQLLVSSLSDDNSYLDRSLDHHEVIYDIYQCAPQILTGIIPYITGELLTDKLDIRLKAVHLLGDLFSLAEVPISEAFHPVFLEFLKRLTDRVVEVRLSVIEHLKNCLISDPSHPEALQIIKALSDRVLDYDEDVRKKVVAAVYDVACQSLNVIPPETASLVAERIRDKSLTVKKYTLERLVDLHRLYCLKSSDGSIHIEDYKWIPGKILRCLYDRDFRSEAIELILCGSLFPPEFSVKDRVKYWVTTFSVFDKFEVKALEQILAQKQRLQQEMQKYLSLRQTYQEDAAELNKRIFGCFKGMSRLFNDPVKTEENFQFLNQLKDANIWKILTTLLDPSTHLHQAWSCRDDLLRILGEEHPLFDFMGTLSLKCSYLLFNKEYVVEILSEADEQQSAGNAKLISSCMNLLTVIACYSPLLLAGCEEDLIRLLKEDNEIIKEGIAHVLAKAGGTIREQLTMASSSVELLLERLCLEGTRKQAKYSVQAIAAITKDDGLKSLSVLYKRLVDMLEERRHLPAIFQSLGCIAQTAMPIFETREDEIMEFIMNKILQSSNKADEVSLDDTEWSERSELCLIKIFGIKTLVKSYLPAKDAHLRPGIEKLLEILKNILSYGEIAQVIISSDVDKAHMRLASAKAVLRLSRHWDQKIPADIFYLTLRISQDAYPQSRKLFLNKVHQYIKERQLDAKYACAFLLNINDRLSLEYEECQQSLLELVQICQQVRMRQLSAQSDMNTTAAYPEYILAYVIHALSHDPSCPNIDECMDVQAFEPTYWRLNLFLSSLLHGDEGSQSGAFPNQRKESYNAIFSIFHSIKNSEDIVDGLKSNTVHAICDLGLSIAKRIVSEKVEVSGFDTVPLPCMLYKPVDKSKDENAMDDDNQTWLTSDSALAHFEALKLEHEEKGDSGAAKDEMVLEENNGDDSEVPLGKMMEILRSQAARKKKKKAVKKDNLPSVLENFENDFDVLGVVREINLDNLERVQTTEIDNLVADIECKSAKMADKSNDEKYMVSPKKKQDGPSIEAVVPATKRRRSVSTYRSNSLKGQKGNTKVSPPGSFGKDEAVHSLVEQSLFEDMAETTTHLLVSPGISSTKGRKIADRLDVEKALNSTPEKLALSEDNRKKGDQSKSLTSLTKKRKRRSIAGLEKCSSHISQISDAELVGSRIKVWWPLDKRFYEGLVHSYDSEKKKHTILYDDGDVEVLQLGKEKWEVVSNIHTPRKKENTRHTQAVKDKSPESINNKIYHSDSEKNKDTRKKSSSSNSRKKGPTKKHVGKKSKIVLKSNSNADSSLDSRGDSDVSDIHPRSMFNDVTDGLEEKEASPDPEVGVETKVGSKELDDKLSKEESPDHSSSDGKDDSDDELISAWKLRAGKST from the exons ATGGCGCAGAAGCTTCAGCAGCAGCTGAAGGAGGTGGGATCGAAGCTTCAGAACCCTCCCGCGTCGAAGGACGCCCTAATCAAGCTGCTTAAG CAAGCTGAAAATTGTCTATCTGAGATGGAGCAGTCACCAGAGCCTTCAATCTTGGACTCGATTCAGTCTTTTCTTAATGCAATTGCAAAAAAAGAATTGTTGACACATCAAGATCGAGATGTCAAAGTTCTCGTAGCAACTTGTGCTTGTGAAGCCACCCGAATAACGGCACCAGAAGCTCCTTACAGTGATGATGTTCTGAGG GATATGTTTCATTTGATTGTTGGGACTTTTGCTGGATTAGGTGATATTAGCAGTCCATCGTATGGGAGAAGGGTTGTTATCCTGGAGACTCTTGCTAAATACAGGTCATGTGTTGTAATGTTGGATCTTGAATGTAATGATCTCATACATGAAATGTTCAGAACATTTGTTTCTGTTGTCAG CGATGATCATCCCCAAAACATTCTTACATCAATGCAAACGATCATGATCCTTATTCTAGATGAAAGTGAGGATGTACAGGAAAATCTTGTAACTACCATACTTTCAGCTTTGGGCCGTAAAAAAAAT GGGTATTCTATGGCTGCACGGAAGCTTGCAATGAATGTTATAGAACATTGTGCAGACAAACTTGGACCATGCATAGTGCAGCTTCTTGTGTCTTCACTGTCTGACGACAACAGTTATTTGGATCGTTCACTTGATCATCATGAAGTCATCTATGATATATATCAGTGTGCACCCCAAATTCTTACAGGCATAATTCCTTATATAACAGGCGAGTTGTTG ACAGATAAGTTAGATATTCGGCTTAAAGCAGTTCATCTACTAGGAGATCTATTTTCTTTAGCTGAAGTACCTATCTCTGAAGCTTTTCACCCAGTCTTCCTGGAGTTTTTAAAGAGATTGACTGATAGAGTAGTGGAAGTCCGCCTGTCTGTGATTGAACACTTGAAGAATTGCTTGATTTCAGATCCTTCCCATCCTGAGGCTCTCCAGATTATAA AGGCACTTTCTGATCGAGTGTTGGACTACGATGAAGATGTTCGCAAGAAAGTTGTTGCTGCAGTTTATGATGTTGCTTGCCAATCATTAAATGTCATTCCACCCGAAACTGCCAGTCTAGTGGCAGAGCGTATCCGAGACAAATCT TTGACTGTAAAGAAATATACCCTGGAGAGGCTAGTTGATCTGCATCGACTCTATTGCTTGAAGAGCTCTGATGGTTCAATACATATTGAGGATTATAAGTGGATACCTGGGAAGATATTGAGATGTTTATATGACCGTGATTTTAG GTCAGAGGCAATTGAACTTATCCTTTGTGGATCTTTGTTCCCACCTGAGTTCTCAGTAAAAGATAGGGTGAAATATTGGGTAACAACTTTCTCAGTGTTTGATAAATTTGAGGTGAAAGCTCTTGAGCAGATTCTTGCACAAAAACAAAG GTTACAGCAAGAAATGCAAAAGTATCTGTCTCTCAGACAGACATATCAG GAAGATGCAGCTGAACTCAACAAAAGAATTTTTGGCTGTTTCAAGGGTATGTCTCGCCTGTTCAATGACCCTGTGAAGACCGAGGAGAATTTTCAGTTTCTCAATCAGCTAAAAGATGCCAATATTTGGAAAATCTTGACAACACTTCTTGATCCATCCACTCATCTACACCAAGCATGGTCATGTCGG GATGACTTGCTAAGGATCCTTGGAGAGGAGCATCCACTCTTTGATTTTATGGGTACACTTTCTTTGAAGTGCTCATACCTGCTCTTCAACAAAGAGTACGTCGTGGAGATACTCTCAGAAGCTGATGAACAACAATCTGCAGGAAATGCAAAACTTATTTCTTCATGCATGAACCTACTTACG GTTATTGCATGTTACTCTCCCTTGCTTTTGGCTGGATGTGAAGAAGATCTCATTCGTCTTCTGAAAGAGGACaatgaaataataaaagaagGCATTGCTCATGTTTTGGCAAAGGCTGGCGGCACTATTCGTGAACAACTTACGATGGCATCAAG TTCAGTTGAACTACTTTTAGAAAGGCTATGTTTAGAGGGTACCAGGAAGCAGGCAAAATATTCTGTACAAGCCATAGCAGCAATAACTAAAGATGATGGTCTCAAGTCACTCTCTGTTCTATACAAG AGGCTTGTGGATATGCTGGAGGAGAGAAGACACTTGCCAGCCATTTTTCAATCTCTGGGATGTATAGCACAGACTGCTATGCCAATTTTTGAAACTAGAGAGGATGAAATTATGGAGTTTATAATGAATAAAATCTTGCAGAGCAGTAAT AAGGCTGATGAAGTTTCTTTAGATGATACTGAATGGAGTGAAAGGTCTGAACTCTGTTTGATAAAG ATATTTGGCATCAAAACATTGGTTAAGAGCTATTTACCTGCCAAAGATGCTCATTTGAGACCAGGAATCGAAAAACTTTTGGAAATTCTGAAGAACATACTTTCTTATGGGGAGATTGCACAGGTTATTATATCAAG TGATGTTGATAAAGCTCATATGAGGCTTGCTTCAGCAAAAGCTGTTCTTCGGTTGTCAAGACACTGGGACCAGAAGATACCTGCTGATATTTTTTACTTGACTTTAAGAATTTCACAG GATGCCTATCCTCAATCTAGGAAATTGTTCTTGAACAAAGTTCATCAGTATATCAAGGAACGGCAATTGGACGCAAAGTATGCTTGTGCCTTCTTACTCAACATTAATGATCGTCTCTCCCTAGAGTATGAAGAG TGTCAACAAAGTCTACTTGAACTTGTACAAATATGCCAGCAAGTTCGGATGCGGCAACTTTCTGCACAATCTGACATGAACACTACAGCAGCTTATCCAGAATATATTCTTGCATATGTGATCCATGCCCTTTCGCATGATCCTTCATGTCCTAACATTGATGAATGCATGGATGTTCAGGCATTTGAGCCTACCTACTG GCGGTTGAATCTATTTCTTTCCTCGCTGTTGCATGGTGATGAAGGTAGCCAATCTGGTGCTTTTCCAAACCAGAGAAAGGAGAGTTATAATGCAATATTTTCTATCTTCCACAGTATTAAGAACTCCGAGGatatagttgatggattaaaatcaAAT ACTGTACATGCTATATGTGATCTTGGGCTCTCAATTGCGAAGAGAATAGTGTCCGAGAAGGTGGAGGTTTCAGGGTTTGATACCGTTCCTTTGCCATGTATGTTATACAAACCTGTTGACAAAAGCAAAGATGAAAATGCCATG GATGATGACAATCAGACATGGTTGACTAGTGATAGTGCCTTGGCCCATTTTGAAGCTCTTAAACTTGAACACGAGGAAAAG GGTGATTCAGGTGCTGCAAAGGATGAAATGGTCTTGGAGGAGAATAATGGAGATGACAGTGAAGTTCCTCTTGGGAAGATGATGGAAATTCTTAGATCTCAGGCAgccaggaagaagaaaaagaaagctgtGAAAAAGGATAACTTACCTTCTGTTTtggaaaattttgaaaatgactttgATGTTCTCGGAGTTGTAAGAGAAATAAATTTGGACAATCTTGAACGAGTACAAACCACAGAAATAGACAACTTGGTAGCAGATATTGAATGCAAAAGTGCAAAAATGGCTGATAAAAGTAATGATGAGAAATATATGGTATCTCCAAAGAAAAAACAAGATGGACCTAGCATTGAGGCTGTTGTGCCTGCTACAAAACGCAGAAGGTCAGTTTCCACATATAGGTCAAATTCATTAAAGGGTCAAAAAGGAAACACAAAGGTTTCTCCCCCAGGGTCATTTGGCAAAGATGAGGCAGTGCATTCTTTGGTGGAACAAAGTTTATTTGAGGACATGGCTGAAACTACTACACACTTGCTAGTCTCACCAGGTATCTCATcaacaaaaggaaggaaaattgcTGACAGATTGGATGTTGAAAAGGCTTTGAACAGTACTCCAGAG AAATTGGCCTTGTCAGAAGACAACAGAAAGAAAGGTGATCAATCCAAAAGCTTAACTAGTTTAACTAAAAAGCGTAAAAGAAGAAGCATTGCTGGTTTAGAAAAG TGTTCATCACACATAAGTCAAATAAGTGATGCTGAGTTGGTTGGATCAAGAATAAAGGTTTGGTGGCCACTGGATAAACG GTTCTATGAAGGTCTTGTACATTCTTATGATtcagaaaagaagaaacataCG ATACTTTATGACGATGGTGATGTTGAAGTGCTTCAATTAGGCAAAGAAAAATGGGAAGTTGTCAGTAACATTCACACTCCTAGAAAG AAAGAAAATACTCGACATACACAAGCAGTGAAAGACAA GTCACCTgagtctataaataacaaaatttacCATTCTGATTCAGAGAAAAATAAGGATACAAGGAAGAA GTCTTCCTCATCCAACTCAAGGAAAAAAGGTCCTACCAAAAAACACGTAGGGAAAAAAAGCAAAATCGTGTTAAAGAGTAACAGTAATGCAGATTCTAGTCTGGACAGTAGGGGTGACTCTGATGTATCAGATATCCACCCTCGCTCCATGTTCAATGATGTCACTG ATGGGCTTGAAGAGAAGGAAGCCTCACCAGACCCAGAAGTGGGAGTCGAAACAAAAGTGGGATCAAAAGAGTTGGATGACAAGTTATCAAAGGAAGAATCACCAGATCATTCCAGTTCAGACGGGAAGGATGACTCAGACGATGAGCTTATC AGTGCCTGGAAGCTACGAGCCGGGAAGTCCACCTGA